In Aminivibrio sp., the following are encoded in one genomic region:
- a CDS encoding iron ABC transporter permease, which produces MHLEGHHLSPNYERHVGRKKLFLFGLAAACLLTGIFSVSRGAVSIPIADVVSTLLGGGEGKWRIIVLNIRLPQTLAALLAGGGLSLAGTVMQSALRNPLGSPFTLGLSNAAAFGAAFSIIVLGTGSMQSSAVNAVTIVNPWLTTGAAFLASLLCMGVVLVISSVTRGMPDVMILAGVALSSLFTAGTMFLQYFADDSQIAATVFWTFGDVSRASWRDIPLMGGLLAAAFVLFFLRRFDLNAIDCGDETALSLGVSASRIRMEAMVVTSLLSAVMVALLGVIGFVGLVCPHMLRRFLGSDHRFLIPGSVLMGGLLLLAADTVARLVFAPRTLPVSVFTAFLGAPVFLALIARRRRT; this is translated from the coding sequence GTGCATCTGGAAGGACATCATCTCTCCCCGAACTACGAACGGCACGTGGGACGCAAGAAACTCTTTCTTTTCGGGCTGGCGGCTGCCTGCCTGCTGACGGGAATTTTCTCCGTCTCCCGGGGGGCCGTCTCTATCCCGATCGCCGACGTGGTAAGCACTCTTCTCGGAGGCGGGGAGGGGAAGTGGCGCATCATCGTGCTGAACATACGCCTTCCCCAGACCCTTGCGGCCCTCCTTGCCGGCGGAGGGCTCTCCCTGGCGGGGACGGTGATGCAGTCGGCGCTCCGGAACCCCCTCGGTTCCCCCTTCACCCTCGGCCTGTCCAACGCCGCAGCCTTCGGCGCCGCCTTCTCCATCATCGTGCTGGGAACGGGCAGCATGCAGAGCAGCGCCGTGAACGCAGTCACCATCGTCAACCCGTGGCTGACCACCGGTGCGGCCTTCCTCGCGTCCCTCCTCTGCATGGGGGTGGTGCTCGTCATCTCCTCGGTCACCAGGGGCATGCCGGACGTGATGATCCTCGCCGGGGTAGCCCTCAGCTCCCTTTTTACTGCAGGGACCATGTTCCTGCAGTACTTCGCCGACGACAGCCAGATCGCCGCCACGGTCTTCTGGACCTTCGGGGACGTCTCCCGGGCCTCCTGGCGGGACATACCCCTCATGGGAGGGCTGCTGGCTGCCGCCTTTGTCCTGTTCTTCCTCCGCCGGTTCGACCTCAACGCCATCGACTGCGGCGACGAGACGGCCCTTTCGCTGGGGGTCTCCGCATCCCGGATCCGCATGGAGGCCATGGTGGTCACGTCCCTGCTGTCGGCGGTGATGGTGGCCCTCCTCGGCGTGATCGGCTTCGTGGGGCTGGTCTGTCCTCACATGCTCCGGCGCTTTCTCGGTTCTGACCACCGTTTTCTCATCCCCGGATCGGTGCTGATGGGAGGTCTGCTTCTGCTGGCGGCCGACACGGTCGCCCGGCTCGTTTTCGCGCCCCGGACCCTCCCTGTGTCGGTTTTTACGGCCTTTCTCGGGGCGCCGGTCTTCCTCGCCCTCATCGCCCGGAGGCGGCGGACATGA